One Thermus sp. CCB_US3_UF1 DNA window includes the following coding sequences:
- a CDS encoding RNA-binding protein, producing MADLLAYLKRARGGRVVATGFLSLEEQALLEEKARAEGLKVAFFGGLPLAEKKVAVLYPPEIPSVHDPVGVFLLEKEPPDLGEAMGDVEEVEGGFLVALLPQGQRALGEMGYTLLPPPEGALRPTGERVRTLVVPSLRVDAVGAKGFGVSRTYFVQGVKAGKVRLKGRPASPKDEMAPGDTLLAEGLGSLRLVEVLGETRRGNYKIKVEVER from the coding sequence ATGGCGGACCTCTTGGCCTACCTCAAGCGGGCTCGAGGCGGCCGGGTGGTGGCCACGGGCTTCCTGAGCCTGGAGGAGCAGGCCCTCCTTGAGGAAAAGGCCCGGGCGGAGGGCCTGAAGGTGGCCTTCTTCGGCGGCCTCCCCTTGGCGGAGAAGAAGGTGGCGGTCCTTTACCCCCCGGAGATCCCCTCCGTCCATGACCCCGTGGGGGTCTTCCTCCTGGAAAAGGAACCCCCGGACCTGGGGGAGGCCATGGGGGATGTGGAGGAGGTGGAGGGGGGGTTCTTGGTGGCCTTGCTCCCCCAGGGCCAGCGGGCTTTGGGGGAGATGGGCTACACCCTCCTTCCCCCGCCCGAGGGGGCCTTGCGCCCCACGGGGGAGCGGGTGCGCACCCTGGTGGTCCCCTCCCTGCGGGTGGACGCCGTGGGGGCTAAGGGCTTTGGCGTTTCCCGTACCTACTTCGTCCAGGGGGTGAAGGCGGGTAAGGTGCGCCTTAAGGGCAGGCCTGCCTCCCCCAAGGACGAGATGGCCCCCGGGGATACCCTCCTGGCCGAGGGCCTGGGCAGCCTGAGGCTTGTGGAGGTGCTTGGCGAAACCCGGCGGGGCAACTATAAAATCAAGGTGGAGGTGGAGCGGTAA
- the fabZ gene encoding 3-hydroxyacyl-ACP dehydratase FabZ, producing the protein MEIGEILRLLPHRYPFLLIDRILHADEKTFRALKNVTFNEPYFQGHFPGYPILPGVLLLEAMAQAAVGSIARQPGFKPGGLVFLAGVEEARFKKPVVPGDTLILEGELLLFRRGLGKVAVKALVEGEERASARLSFAVREG; encoded by the coding sequence TTGGAGATCGGGGAGATCCTGAGGCTCTTGCCCCACCGCTACCCCTTCCTCCTCATTGACCGCATCCTGCACGCGGACGAGAAGACCTTCCGCGCCCTCAAGAACGTGACCTTCAATGAGCCCTACTTCCAGGGCCACTTTCCCGGTTACCCCATCCTACCGGGGGTCCTCCTCCTGGAGGCCATGGCCCAGGCGGCGGTGGGCAGCATCGCCCGGCAGCCGGGGTTCAAGCCGGGGGGGCTGGTCTTCCTGGCGGGGGTGGAGGAGGCCCGCTTCAAGAAGCCCGTGGTCCCGGGGGACACCCTGATCCTGGAGGGGGAGCTCCTCCTCTTCCGCCGGGGCCTGGGCAAGGTAGCGGTGAAGGCCCTGGTGGAGGGGGAGGAGAGGGCCAGCGCCCGCCTAAGCTTCGCCGTCCGGGAGGGGTAG
- a CDS encoding rod shape-determining protein, giving the protein MLRGDDIGIDLGTASVLIYVRGKGIVLREPSVIAVVQGRREVKAVGAEAYRMLGRTPGNIVAVRPLKDGVIADYALTERMLILFLQKVLSPLSRFLKPRVMVGVPSGVTDVERRAVVQAVSAWAQKVYLIEEPLAAAIGAGINVAEPTGSMVVDIGGGSTDIAVISLGGIVRSESLRIAGNEMDQAIIRYVRQKYNLLIGERTAEELKIQLGRAKLLPGEEREVAEVRGRDLITGLPRTAEIPAEDVAEALKEPLEKIFQGVKGVLETTPPELASDIYERGILLSGGGALLKNLDVALQEATGVPVVVAENPIEAVALGTGKALEMLHVLEDTILSSDDVLRR; this is encoded by the coding sequence ATGCTGAGGGGCGACGACATCGGGATTGACCTGGGGACGGCCAGCGTCCTCATCTACGTGCGGGGCAAGGGCATTGTCCTGCGCGAGCCCTCCGTGATCGCCGTGGTCCAGGGGAGGCGGGAGGTGAAGGCGGTGGGGGCGGAGGCCTACCGCATGCTGGGCCGAACCCCCGGGAACATCGTGGCCGTGCGGCCCCTAAAGGACGGGGTGATCGCCGACTACGCCCTTACCGAGCGCATGCTCATCCTCTTCCTGCAGAAGGTGCTCTCCCCCCTTTCCCGCTTCCTCAAGCCCCGGGTCATGGTGGGGGTGCCCTCGGGGGTCACGGACGTGGAGCGCCGGGCGGTGGTGCAGGCGGTTTCCGCCTGGGCCCAGAAGGTCTACCTCATCGAAGAACCCCTGGCCGCGGCCATCGGGGCGGGGATCAACGTGGCCGAGCCCACGGGGAGCATGGTGGTGGACATCGGCGGGGGCTCCACTGACATCGCCGTGATCTCCTTGGGGGGGATCGTGCGCTCGGAAAGCCTGCGGATCGCCGGCAACGAGATGGACCAGGCCATCATCCGCTACGTGCGCCAGAAGTACAACCTCCTCATCGGGGAACGCACCGCCGAGGAGCTGAAGATCCAGCTGGGCCGGGCCAAGCTCCTCCCCGGGGAGGAGCGCGAGGTGGCCGAGGTGCGGGGCCGGGACCTGATCACAGGCCTCCCCCGCACCGCGGAGATCCCCGCCGAGGACGTGGCCGAGGCCCTGAAAGAGCCCCTGGAAAAGATCTTCCAAGGGGTGAAGGGGGTGTTGGAAACCACGCCCCCGGAGCTGGCCTCGGACATCTACGAGCGGGGCATCCTCCTTTCGGGGGGTGGGGCGCTGCTGAAAAACCTGGACGTGGCCCTGCAGGAGGCCACGGGGGTGCCGGTGGTGGTGGCGGAGAACCCCATTGAGGCGGTGGCCCTGGGCACGGGCAAGGCCCTAGAGATGCTCCACGTCTTGGAGGACACCATCCTTTCCTCCGACGACGTGCTGCGGAGGTGA